Genomic segment of Gloeocapsa sp. PCC 7428:
GTGGTTTTGAAACGGTGCGCGTACAGGCTGAGGTTCAAGGTCCTGCGAGTCAACTTTTTGATAATTTAGAACTGACGAGCAATCCTTCACGCAGTCAGTCAGAAATTGTGGCTTTACTCGGTGGTAGTTTTATTGATACTTTAGGACGCGGGGATAGTGTTCTAGGGCTTGCTAACTTGGCAGGGACAGCTTTACTAGGTAACTTCCAAGGTGCGGTAACGAATATTGGTAATGCTTTTGGTTTATCCGAGTTGCGTTTATTTCCGACAGTTGGTACAGAATCTGGGGGGAGAACTTCGGCACTCGAATTAGCCGCAGAAGCAGGTATTGATGTCTCGCGCAATCTCTCGGTTTCTGTCTTGCGAGTTTTGACATCGGATGACCCAACGCGTATCGGTTTGAACTACCGACTAAACGATCAATTTCGCGTCCGTGCTGCGACAGATATTACAGGAGAAACGCGGGCAATTTTGGAATATGAAAATCGATTTTGAATGATAGGTGTTGGTAATAAAAAGTTGAGCAATATTTTTACCCATTACCAGTTACTAATGACCAATATTTTCATTTACTTACTTAGTAGTTTTAGACGCGTTGATTTGTCAACTTCAGATTTATAATGGACAGACCTAAAATACCTAAAAACAAAACTAACCCAATCGTACAAGCATAACTCATTTCTAGGTTGCGGAAGGCTTGCTCATAAAGATAATAAACAATCGTCTTCGAGCTATTGCGTGGTCCGCCTTGCGTCATGATATAAACTTCTTCAAACACCTTTGTCGCAGAAATCGCCGAAATTACGGCTACTAACACAATATAAGGTCTCATCAACGGTACTGTAATATCCCAGTGTTTGCGAATGCCATCGGAACCTTCGATCGCAGCAGCTTCGTATAAGTCGGCGGGAATCGCTTGCAGCCCAGCAAGATAAATCACCATATAATAACCTAATCCTTTCCATACAGTGACTGCCATCACGCTAAACAGCGCCCACTGCGGACTTGTTAACCAGGGAATACCTTTTTCTGATAAACCAATTTGCCGAATAATCTGGTTGAGTAAACCATTACCATCATAAATCCATCGCCAGGCAATTCCAGCAACAACCATTGAAATGACAACCGGAGTGTAATAGGCTGCCCTAAACCAGTGCATTCCGCGTAGTTTTTGATTGACTAAAATTGCGAGTGCTAAGGGGGCGATCGCTAAAACTGGAACAACGCAAACTAGATAAAGTAGCGTATTTCCTAAAGTCTGCCAAAAAACAGCATCAGTCCACAGTCGTTGGAAGTTCTCCCAACCAATCCATTGTGGCGGTTGCGTCAGATCGTATTCGTAGCGCGTAAAGCTGAGGTAAAACGCTTGCAGTGCCGGCCAAAATACAGTTAAACCCAAGATCAGCAGGGCTGGTAACAAAAACAAGTAGGGAGTCAGCTTGTGTTGAATTGTCCCCCAGCGGGCTAATACTGATTTTTGCATAAGGGTTTACAGCAAGGATCAGGGGTCAGGGGTCAGAAAGACGGATTATGAGGAGTTTAATCGTGTCCTTACCATATCGACCACTGCTATATATTACCTCTAGTTAAGCAAATAGAATATCACAGTTTGATTTATCGACTTAAAATTTGGGCAATCATGCGGTTAGCTTGCGCGCTGTAGCTACCACCGAAGAGATTGTAATGATTCAAGATGTGATAGAGATTGTATATAATTTTGCGGGTTTCGTAGCCTTGCTCCAACGGAAAAATCGCGTTGTAACCGTGATAGAAAGCAGCAGGAAAACCACCAAATAATTCGGTCATGGCGATATCAACTTCGCGATCGCCGATATAAGTCGCAGGGTCAAAAATAACGGGTTCGCCTGTCGTTGTACACGCGGCGTTACCTCCCCATAAATCGCCGTGAACGAGCGACGGTTGCGGTTGATGCGCTAGTAAATCTGGAATCGCGGCTAATAATGCTTGCTGCTGCGGGAAATGTCCGCCGCGGCGATTGGCTAATTTGAACTGGTATCCCAAGCGGTGTTTAGCGAAAAATTCTGCCCAATCGGTTGTCCAATCGTTGATTTGGGGTGTGGAACCAATCGTATTATTTCTATCCCAACCAAAGGCAGCTTGGTTAGTGCTTGACATGGTGTCAAATTTATGCATAGCAGCAAGCTTTCGCCCCATTTCTTCCCATGCCGAGTTGTTGCCTCGACCAAGTTCGATCCACTCTAAAACGAGATAACAAGCGTTTGCGACGGTTCCCCAACAAATGGCCTGCGGAACTCGAATTGTTGCTGTCGCAAACATCTGTTGCAATCCCAGGGCTTCTGCTTCAAACATGGCGACTTGGGAAGGGGAATTGAGCTTCACAAAGTAAGTTTCCGTCTCGCTACTGATAGCGTAGCCTTGGTTGATACAGCCGCCACCTACTGCACGCGTTCGATTGACAGTAAACGCTTTTCCCGTTACTTTGCTGATATGCTGGGCAATTTCTGACCAATTCATGCTGGTTTGAGAATAACAACACCGTAAGCATTTGGCGATAAATGCTGTTGCGCAGCAATTAGTATATCAGTAGCATCTACGCTCTGGATTTTAGCTGGGTAATCAAAAGCTGGTTCGAGATCGCCAAGCATCGAGTGATAGTAGCCATAGAGACTGGCGCGATCGCTGGGTGTTTCGTTGCCAAAAATAAAGCGATTTGCGACTTGCGTACGAATGCGCGCGATTTCTGATTCTTGTACGGGTTGCGTTTGAATTGATTGAATATGTTGGGCGATCGCCGCTTCCACAACTGGAATATTTTCCACAGGTAACGCCGCAGAGATATAAAAGGTTCCTTGAAGTTGTTGTGTCATGTTACTCACAGAAATCTGCGAGACTAAACTTTTTTCTTCACGTAGTTCCCGTACTAGCCGCGACGTACGTCCATGACCTAAAATCGCAGCGACAACATCCAAAGCATAAGTTTGTTCGATTTGCATCAATCCTGGAACGCGCCACACCATCACAAGGCGTGCTTGCTGCAAACTTTCATCAACATATTCTTGACGGACAATTTCTGTAAAAGGTGACTCACAAGTCATCGGAGGATGAGATGCGTGCGGTGTGAGGCGGGAAGTATTCACTTGGAATCCCTCACTGACAATTTCTATAAGTTCTTCTGCGGGTAAATTGCCGACAGCAACAGCCGTTATCGATTGTGGTTGATACCAGGTGCAATGAAAATCGCGCATCTGCTGCGGTGTGAGGCGGGAAATCACCTCAGCCGAACCGATCACGGGGCGACGATACGGTAAGCGCTCAAATGCAGTTTCCATCGCGCGTTGAAATGTGCGGCGGCGGGGATTATCATCCGAACGACGAATTTCTTCTAAAACGACCAAGCGTTCGCGCTCGAAGCCATCATCAGGAATTGTACAATTAAGTACGACATCGATTTGTAGTGGTGCTAGCTGCGCAAAATCTTTTGGTGCTGTTGTAATGTAGTAATGCGTATAATCTTGACTTGTTGCTGCATTTGTGACCGCACCCCGTTCTTCGATCAGCCGCTCAAATTCACCACTACATAGACGCTGTGTACCTTTAAATACCATATGCTCTAAGAAATGCGCCATACCATTGATCGCGTCTGCTTCCACAGCAGAACCAACGTTAACCCACAAGCTAAGATTAACGGCTTCGATCGGCATTTGCTCGGCGATGATGGTTAGACCGTTGGGTAATCGATGTAGAGTCGGGGCGTTTAGCCTTGGTGTCAATACAGTGGATGTCATTTGTGCTACTTGAGGGGTCGGTACTTTTATATCTTACCCACTCGGCACCGCTTGATTGAGGTAGTTATTTAAGTCGCTGTCGCTACCGTCATCACCATGAACGGTAAGCCGGCAAGGAAACAAGTGATAAATACCCACACAGAAAAACTTTTAATGTCTTCTTGTGCGATCGCGGATTTCATTTGAGTTATTGCTAAAGGAAATACCGTCAATAACAGTGTAATGACAACAAAGTAGTCTAATAGTGACATTCTTTATTCCTAGACAGCGCTTTACCTTGAATGATGTCGCTCTCGCAGTAGCTATGACTCTTTCTTGAGTCTAGTTATTCACTTTTGACACTTATCACTATAGTTAAATAACTTTTTTGCCGCTGTCTGTGTCTGAGAATACAAAGAAATTAAATGATAGCGACTTGTATTATGAATTTGCAAATGATTTATGCTAAATAAAAATGTGTTCTCAAATACACAAGACTCTTATTATAAAATAATTCTTTAGTTAGACGGTGATTTAATGGCAAGCCAATATTATGGCTATTAGCAGGAAAAACAAATCGCAACGCATATTCAATTCCTGGGACTGTTATACTTTTGGCTTGTATGTATTATCCTATACATAGCTGAATGTAGAAGACCGTCCCAGGATTTTTTATAGGATTCATCAGCGATAATGACTGTCCTAACAGGCGATCGCCAGTATTTAGGCAATAGCAAATTCGACTAATTACTAATAATTAAAATGATGAGTGAAGGGTGATTCTTTTACTAACCACTCGCTTAGTTATCGAACCGCAGGTAATATAATATAAATTTAAACAGCCAAAAACCTTTGAATGACATCTTGGCTTAACTCGCTCGTACGACCAGAGGCAACGATACCACCTTTTTGCATTGCATAATAGCGGTCTGCTTGACGAACAAAGTGGAGGTGTTGTTCCACAAGTAAGACAGAAATTCCTGTCGTTGTGATAATTCGACGAACAGCGGCTTCAATTTCTAAAATGATTGAGGGTTGAATTCCTTCGGTAGGTTCGTCTAAAACAAGCAATCGTGGTTGTCCCATTAAAGCACGCGCGATCGCAAGTTGTTGTTGTTGTCCGCCACTCAAGTCACCACCCATCCGCGATAGCATTGTATTTAAGACTGGGAAGAGTTCAAAAATTTGCTCAGGAATTTCTTGTGTGCGTTTGCTGTGGCGTCGGGCTTCGAGTCCGAGTAATAAATTCTCTTTTACAGTTAAACGCGGGATTATTTCTCTTCCTTGGGGAACATAGCCAATACCGAGTTTAGCACGTTGGTCGGGAGTTTTTGAGTTAATAATTTGTCCATTAAATGCGATCGCACCGCTACGAGGACGAATCAAGCCCATAATTGTTTTAAGTAGTGTTGTTTTCCCAACACCGTTGCGCCCGATCAAACACACCATTTGTCCAACGGGAACACTTAAATCGACATTACGCAGAATGTGACTTTCGCCGTAGTAAACGTTAAGATTTGAAACGTGTAGCGTATGTTCTTGACTTATGGAAGTTGGATCGGGAGCGATCGCATCACGGGTATAACTCATAGTTTGCTATTTTGTTAAATGCTGTAAATTACAGTTCAGAGCCTGAAGTTTCGAGTTCTAGCGAGTGTGCTGTATGTGAGTCATCCATCGGCTGTCCTAAATATACTTCAATCACTTTAGGATCGTTTTGAACTTGATCGATGTTTCCCTCGCACAATACTGAACCTTGATGAAGTACAGTCACCTTGCGCGCAATCTGGCGCACAAATTCCATGTCATGTTCAATCACTAAGATCGAATGACTTTCAGCTAAAGCGAGTAACAAATCGCCAATATTTTCAGTTTCTTCATCGGTTAACCCTGCGACAGGTTCATCGACAAGTAATAAATCAGGTGATTGCGCAACAAGCATCCCAATTTCTAAGCGCTGCTTTTCGCCATGCGAGAGTAAACCTGCGGGGATATCGGCGCGAGAAGTTAAGCCAATTGTTTCGAGTAAACCGGCGATTGAGTGGCGTTCCGCACTTTTTGGTTTACCAAACAAAGTTGACCAAATATTTTTTTTGCGGTTGCTGGTGAGTTCGAGATTTTCTCTTGGGGTGAGATTGAGGTAAACTCGTGGAGTTTGAAATTTACGACCAATTCCAAGTCTTGCGATTTGGTGTTCGCTAAGCGATCGCAAGTTGCGTCCTTTGAATAAAACTCGTCCTTGTGTTGGTTTGGTTTTGCCAGTAATCACGTCTAAGAATGTCGTTTTTCCGGCTCCATTTGGACCAATAATAACGCGTAGTTCGCCTACATCTAAATTAAAATTGAGATTATTTAAAGCTTTGAAACCGTCAAAGCTGACTGTGACGTTTTCGATTTCTAATATTTTTTCTTGCATTGTGTACCTTGGGTAAATTTTACAGAATGTAGCATTTTTTTATATTGAACCACTAAGACACATAGACGCGTCACCGGCTTCCCGTCGGGTAGGGCGCAAAGAAGTTGATTGCTCATTATTCGCTGCTTTTTGCCTCTAGTTCTTGTTTTTCTTGTTGAACTTCGGGGTCTTCTTCTAAGCTGGGGTATGTGAAGGCTGGTTTACGACCTCTTAGGCGTTGAAATCCTTCGCTACGCAACCAGCCGACGATACCATCGGGAAGTACTGTGACAACAATTAAGAAGAGTGCGCCTTGGAAGAATAACCAAATTTCGGCAAATTGTTCGCTTAAGAAACTGCGGGCGAAGTTAACAAGTAATGCGCCCAAGATAGCACCGACAAGTGTTCCTCTACCGCCAATTGCTACCCAAATGACCATTTCAATTGAGAAAGCAACATCCATGAGTCTAGGGGAGACTGAACCACTTTGCAGCGTATACATTGCGCCTGCGATTCCTGCTAATGCGCCTGAAACCGCAAAAACAAGAACTTTAAATTCTGTGGGATTGTAGCCTGAAAAACGAACGCGACTTTCATCATCGCGAATTGCCATTAATAAACGCCCAAAACGCCCGCTTGTCAGCCAGCGGCAAAGCGCGTAAGCACCGATTAACAGTAAA
This window contains:
- the urtD gene encoding urea ABC transporter ATP-binding protein UrtD — its product is MQEKILEIENVTVSFDGFKALNNLNFNLDVGELRVIIGPNGAGKTTFLDVITGKTKPTQGRVLFKGRNLRSLSEHQIARLGIGRKFQTPRVYLNLTPRENLELTSNRKKNIWSTLFGKPKSAERHSIAGLLETIGLTSRADIPAGLLSHGEKQRLEIGMLVAQSPDLLLVDEPVAGLTDEETENIGDLLLALAESHSILVIEHDMEFVRQIARKVTVLHQGSVLCEGNIDQVQNDPKVIEVYLGQPMDDSHTAHSLELETSGSEL
- a CDS encoding carbohydrate ABC transporter permease, whose product is MQKSVLARWGTIQHKLTPYLFLLPALLILGLTVFWPALQAFYLSFTRYEYDLTQPPQWIGWENFQRLWTDAVFWQTLGNTLLYLVCVVPVLAIAPLALAILVNQKLRGMHWFRAAYYTPVVISMVVAGIAWRWIYDGNGLLNQIIRQIGLSEKGIPWLTSPQWALFSVMAVTVWKGLGYYMVIYLAGLQAIPADLYEAAAIEGSDGIRKHWDITVPLMRPYIVLVAVISAISATKVFEEVYIMTQGGPRNSSKTIVYYLYEQAFRNLEMSYACTIGLVLFLGILGLSIINLKLTNQRV
- the urtE gene encoding urea ABC transporter ATP-binding subunit UrtE, which codes for MSYTRDAIAPDPTSISQEHTLHVSNLNVYYGESHILRNVDLSVPVGQMVCLIGRNGVGKTTLLKTIMGLIRPRSGAIAFNGQIINSKTPDQRAKLGIGYVPQGREIIPRLTVKENLLLGLEARRHSKRTQEIPEQIFELFPVLNTMLSRMGGDLSGGQQQQLAIARALMGQPRLLVLDEPTEGIQPSIILEIEAAVRRIITTTGISVLLVEQHLHFVRQADRYYAMQKGGIVASGRTSELSQDVIQRFLAV
- a CDS encoding pitrilysin family protein; protein product: MTSTVLTPRLNAPTLHRLPNGLTIIAEQMPIEAVNLSLWVNVGSAVEADAINGMAHFLEHMVFKGTQRLCSGEFERLIEERGAVTNAATSQDYTHYYITTAPKDFAQLAPLQIDVVLNCTIPDDGFERERLVVLEEIRRSDDNPRRRTFQRAMETAFERLPYRRPVIGSAEVISRLTPQQMRDFHCTWYQPQSITAVAVGNLPAEELIEIVSEGFQVNTSRLTPHASHPPMTCESPFTEIVRQEYVDESLQQARLVMVWRVPGLMQIEQTYALDVVAAILGHGRTSRLVRELREEKSLVSQISVSNMTQQLQGTFYISAALPVENIPVVEAAIAQHIQSIQTQPVQESEIARIRTQVANRFIFGNETPSDRASLYGYYHSMLGDLEPAFDYPAKIQSVDATDILIAAQQHLSPNAYGVVILKPA
- a CDS encoding fructosamine kinase family protein, which translates into the protein MNWSEIAQHISKVTGKAFTVNRTRAVGGGCINQGYAISSETETYFVKLNSPSQVAMFEAEALGLQQMFATATIRVPQAICWGTVANACYLVLEWIELGRGNNSAWEEMGRKLAAMHKFDTMSSTNQAAFGWDRNNTIGSTPQINDWTTDWAEFFAKHRLGYQFKLANRRGGHFPQQQALLAAIPDLLAHQPQPSLVHGDLWGGNAACTTTGEPVIFDPATYIGDREVDIAMTELFGGFPAAFYHGYNAIFPLEQGYETRKIIYNLYHILNHYNLFGGSYSAQANRMIAQILSR